A genomic window from Chitinophaga pollutisoli includes:
- the guaB gene encoding IMP dehydrogenase — translation MPAGKSKEKFVADGLTFDDVLLVPAYSEVLPREVNISTQLTKNLRINIPMVSAAMDTVTEATLAIALAREGGLGILHKNMSIEKQAELVRKVKRSESGLILDPVTLSADSTIGQALRLMRDNGISGIPIVDGDKKLIGILTNRDLRFEKHNTKRLISEVMTKENLVTAPEGTDMKKAEKILQQHRIEKLPVVNKQGKLVGLITYRDILQLQSSPIAAKDQFGRLLVGAALGITADLQDRAAALLNVGVDVVTLDSAHGHSIYVLEALKKLKKSFPKLQVIGGNVATAEGALALAAAGADAVKVGVGPGSICTTRVVTGAGFPQLSAVMNAAQALKKAGVPVIADGGIRYTGDMVKALAAGASTIMAGSIFAGVEESPGETIIYEGRKFKSYRGMGSIEAMAEGSKDRYFQDVEADIKKLVPEGIVGRVPYKGTLAEVVQQFVGGLRAGMGYVGAKDIKALQDAQFVKITSATVKENHPHDVVITKEAPNYSR, via the coding sequence ATGCCTGCGGGAAAATCCAAAGAGAAATTTGTAGCTGACGGTCTCACCTTTGATGATGTTTTACTGGTGCCTGCCTACTCCGAAGTACTGCCCAGAGAAGTCAATATCTCCACACAACTTACCAAGAACCTGCGTATCAACATCCCCATGGTGTCTGCCGCCATGGATACCGTTACGGAAGCCACCCTCGCCATTGCTTTGGCGCGTGAAGGCGGCCTGGGTATCCTGCACAAGAACATGAGCATCGAGAAGCAGGCGGAACTGGTAAGGAAGGTGAAACGCAGCGAGAGCGGCCTGATCCTCGACCCGGTTACCCTCAGCGCAGACTCCACCATCGGCCAGGCATTGCGCCTCATGCGCGATAACGGCATCAGCGGCATACCCATCGTCGACGGCGACAAAAAGCTCATCGGCATCCTCACCAACCGCGACCTCCGCTTCGAAAAACATAATACCAAACGCCTTATCAGTGAAGTGATGACGAAGGAAAACCTCGTGACCGCTCCCGAAGGCACGGACATGAAAAAGGCGGAAAAGATCCTTCAGCAGCACCGCATCGAAAAACTGCCCGTAGTCAACAAACAGGGTAAACTGGTAGGGCTCATCACATACCGCGACATTCTCCAGCTGCAAAGCTCCCCCATCGCCGCCAAAGACCAATTCGGCCGCCTGCTCGTAGGCGCAGCGCTTGGTATCACGGCTGATCTGCAGGATCGCGCCGCCGCATTGCTGAACGTAGGCGTGGACGTGGTTACGCTCGACAGCGCCCACGGCCATTCCATCTATGTGCTTGAAGCCCTGAAGAAACTGAAAAAGAGTTTCCCGAAACTGCAGGTGATCGGTGGCAACGTGGCAACTGCCGAAGGCGCCCTCGCCCTGGCAGCCGCCGGTGCAGACGCTGTGAAAGTAGGTGTAGGACCCGGTTCCATCTGCACCACCCGCGTGGTGACCGGCGCCGGTTTCCCGCAGCTGTCGGCCGTGATGAACGCCGCGCAGGCCCTGAAAAAAGCAGGCGTCCCCGTTATCGCGGACGGCGGTATCCGTTACACCGGCGACATGGTGAAAGCCCTCGCAGCAGGCGCTTCCACCATCATGGCCGGCTCCATCTTCGCCGGCGTGGAAGAATCGCCCGGAGAAACCATCATCTATGAAGGCCGTAAGTTCAAATCCTACCGCGGCATGGGCTCCATCGAGGCTATGGCGGAAGGTTCGAAAGACCGTTACTTCCAGGATGTGGAAGCCGACATCAAGAAACTCGTTCCGGAAGGTATCGTAGGCCGTGTTCCCTACAAAGGCACCCTCGCCGAAGTAGTGCAGCAGTTCGTTGGCGGCCTCCGCGCAGGTATGGGTTATGTAGGCGCCAAAGACATCAAGGCCCTGCAAGACGCGCAGTTCGTGAAGATCACTTCCGCTACCGTGAAGGAAAACCACCCGCACGACGTAGTGATCACCAAAGAAGCGCCGAACTACAGCCGCTAA
- the lnt gene encoding apolipoprotein N-acyltransferase, translating into MKAILRKRSALLLSLLSGLLLWAAWPTSSLTFLIFFGFVPLLAMSDKMTERPGAYFGLLFLAFWIWNTATTWWVGNTTVPASGIFANAFNALLMTIPWMAYRTTRLRAGRATGYFALAVYWMTFEYIHQHWELSWPWLTLGNAFAMRPEWVQWYEYFGTEGGSWWVLIVNILIYRAILQYRETPHFRAALAPALAILLPTIGSFLASGYTQNAGREKIVVVQPNIDPYDEKFARGAAELQLRKLLDLSAQKTDTSTRFIIWPETALFPTGSWEHELNAQPEVLAIREFLRQYPKARLISGAATYKQYTVMDDIPATARHASEGNYWYDAFNASVQIDTSDNVQVYHKSRLVPGVELTPYMRYLPFMKKLALDMGGISGSYGLTPGVSFFTNNTCNIYTAICYESVYGSFVAEKVREGAQLLVVCTNDGWWGNTEGHRQHLQYARLRAIETRRWVARSANTGISALISPLGHIEASLPYWEPGVLSGEVQCDSYQTFYVKYCSYIAIAPVIFCILLLAYTIVLRVIRRKHVENIR; encoded by the coding sequence ATGAAAGCCATCCTGCGCAAGCGCAGCGCCCTGCTGCTCAGTCTTCTGTCCGGCCTCCTGCTATGGGCGGCCTGGCCAACTTCTTCCCTTACCTTCCTGATCTTTTTCGGCTTCGTTCCCCTCCTCGCCATGAGCGATAAAATGACCGAACGACCCGGCGCCTATTTCGGGCTCCTCTTTCTTGCCTTCTGGATATGGAATACCGCCACCACCTGGTGGGTCGGCAACACCACCGTTCCCGCCAGCGGCATCTTCGCCAACGCCTTCAACGCCCTGCTCATGACCATCCCCTGGATGGCTTACCGCACCACGCGACTGCGCGCGGGAAGGGCCACCGGGTATTTCGCCCTCGCCGTTTACTGGATGACTTTCGAATACATTCACCAGCACTGGGAGCTTAGCTGGCCCTGGCTCACCCTTGGCAACGCGTTTGCCATGCGGCCCGAATGGGTGCAGTGGTATGAATATTTCGGTACGGAAGGCGGATCGTGGTGGGTGCTGATCGTCAACATCCTCATTTACCGCGCCATTCTCCAATACCGGGAAACGCCCCATTTCAGGGCGGCACTGGCGCCCGCGCTCGCCATTCTCCTGCCCACCATCGGTTCCTTCCTCGCTTCCGGCTATACGCAAAATGCCGGCAGGGAGAAGATCGTAGTGGTACAACCGAACATCGACCCCTACGACGAGAAATTCGCGCGGGGCGCCGCGGAGCTGCAACTCCGCAAACTGCTGGACCTCTCCGCGCAAAAAACCGACACATCTACCCGCTTCATCATCTGGCCCGAAACCGCGCTATTCCCCACCGGCTCCTGGGAACACGAACTGAACGCACAGCCCGAAGTGCTGGCCATCCGGGAATTCCTCCGCCAATACCCCAAAGCACGGCTCATTTCCGGCGCCGCCACGTATAAACAATACACCGTGATGGACGATATCCCCGCCACCGCGCGCCACGCTTCAGAAGGCAATTACTGGTACGACGCGTTCAATGCTTCCGTCCAGATCGATACCTCCGACAACGTGCAGGTTTATCATAAATCCCGGCTCGTGCCTGGCGTGGAACTGACACCCTACATGCGTTATCTCCCTTTCATGAAAAAACTCGCCCTGGATATGGGCGGCATTTCCGGCAGTTATGGATTGACGCCCGGGGTATCTTTCTTCACCAACAATACCTGCAACATCTACACCGCCATCTGCTATGAATCGGTGTATGGCAGCTTCGTGGCCGAAAAAGTCCGGGAAGGCGCCCAATTGCTGGTGGTTTGCACCAACGACGGATGGTGGGGCAATACCGAGGGGCACCGCCAGCACCTGCAATACGCCCGCCTCCGCGCCATCGAAACGCGCAGATGGGTGGCAAGGAGCGCCAACACCGGCATTTCCGCGCTGATCTCGCCACTGGGCCACATCGAAGCATCGTTGCCATACTGGGAACCGGGTGTGCTGTCGGGGGAAGTGCAATGCGATTCCTACCAGACGTTTTACGTCAAATATTGCAGCTACATCGCCATCGCACCGGTGATCTTTTGTATCTTGCTGCTGGCATACACCATTGTTTTACGTGTAATACGCAGGAAACATGTGGAAAACATTCGATAA
- the dprA gene encoding DNA-processing protein DprA, which yields MPYCAYAHPTNRGRSSAPPRRTFRRRRFHLLRPPPRAGAHPYRGAIPRGRHPAVPRLPSYRRRNPVPGAPSYHPLFWTAADYPSRLRHCWDAPVLLYARGNMDLRAPRMLAVVGTRRPSAYGTDCCRALVAGLTPLNVTIVSGMAYGIDIAAHQAALDAGLPTIGVLAHGHDKLYPAAHARVARQMLEQGGLLTDFPSGTPLNRMHFPRRNRIVSGICDGILVIESGITGGSLITADLAHGYNRDVLAVPGRIGDDRSAGCLTLIRQHKAALVTSATDIAEAMNWDGQSTQPPSPVQTALFNELSPDQRQILDTLGTGRFSMDEIQYRSGIPRSQVAEVMLGLEMMGIVKAMPGHTFQRLGN from the coding sequence ATGCCGTATTGCGCTTACGCTCATCCCACAAATCGGGGACGTAGTAGCGCGCCACCTCGCCGAACATTTCGGCGACGCCGTTTCCATCTTCTCCGCCCCCCGCCGCGAGCTGGAGCGCATCCCTACCGTGGGGCCATTCCGCGCGGACGCCATCCGGCAGTTCCGCGACTTCCATCGTACCGACGAAGAAATCCGGTTCCTGGAGCGCCATCATATCACCCCCTCTTCTGGACGGCCGCCGATTACCCCTCCCGCCTCCGCCATTGCTGGGATGCGCCCGTTCTCCTGTACGCCCGCGGCAACATGGACCTCCGCGCTCCCCGCATGCTGGCCGTTGTGGGCACCCGGCGGCCCAGCGCATACGGAACGGATTGCTGCCGGGCCCTCGTGGCCGGCCTCACACCGCTCAACGTCACCATCGTGAGCGGGATGGCCTATGGAATCGATATCGCCGCCCACCAGGCCGCCCTGGACGCCGGCCTGCCCACCATCGGCGTGCTCGCCCACGGGCACGACAAACTCTATCCCGCCGCCCACGCCCGCGTCGCCAGGCAGATGCTGGAACAGGGCGGGTTGCTGACCGACTTCCCCAGCGGTACGCCCCTGAACCGCATGCACTTCCCCCGGCGCAACCGCATCGTGTCCGGCATTTGCGATGGTATCCTGGTAATCGAAAGCGGCATTACCGGCGGCTCGCTCATCACCGCCGACCTGGCCCACGGGTATAACCGGGACGTGCTGGCCGTTCCCGGCCGGATCGGCGACGACCGGTCGGCCGGTTGCCTCACGCTCATCCGGCAGCACAAGGCCGCCCTGGTGACCTCCGCCACGGACATCGCCGAGGCGATGAACTGGGATGGGCAGTCCACCCAGCCGCCATCCCCCGTACAAACGGCGTTGTTCAACGAGCTCAGTCCCGACCAGCGGCAGATCCTCGACACCCTGGGCACCGGGCGCTTCAGCATGGATGAGATCCAATACCGCAGCGGCATTCCGCGGAGCCAGGTGGCGGAAGTGATGTTGGGGCTGGAAATGATGGGGATCGTAAAGGCCATGCCGGGTCATACGTTCCAGCGCCTGGGGAATTAA